In one window of Balaenoptera musculus isolate JJ_BM4_2016_0621 chromosome 10, mBalMus1.pri.v3, whole genome shotgun sequence DNA:
- the TNS2 gene encoding tensin-2 isoform X5 has protein sequence MCWEGGLLSSPRALGQLLRKESGAGRAMKPRKAEPHSFREKVFRKKPPVCAVCKVTIDGTGVSCRVCKVATHRKCEAKVTSSCQAVPPTELRRNTAPVRRIEHLGSTKSLNYSKQRSTLPRLRLLPRSFSLDPLMERRWDLDLTYVTERILAAAFPARPDEQRHRGHLRELAHVLQSKHRDKYLLFNLSEKRHDLTRLNPKVQDFGWPELHAPPLDKLCSICKAMETWLSADPQHVVVLYCKGSKGKLGVIVSAYMHYSKISAGADQALATLTMRKFCEDKVASELQPSQRRYISYFSGLLSGSIRMNSSPLFLHYVLVPMLPAFEPGTGFQPFLKIYQSMQLVYTSGIYHVAGPGPQQLCISLEPALLLKGDVMVTCYHRGSRGTDRTLVFRVQFHTCTIHGPRLTFPKDQLDEAWTDERFPFQASVEFVFSSSPEKIKGSTPRNEPSVSVDYNTAEPAVRWDSYENFNLHHEDSVDDSVTHTRGPLDGSPYAQVQRAPRQTPPAPSPEPPPPPLLSVSSDSGHSSTLTTEPAAESPGRPPPTAAERQELERLLGGCGVAAGGRGAGRETAILDDEEQPPAGGGPRLGMYSGHRPGLSRHCSCRQGYREPCGVPNGGYYRPEGTLERRRLAYGAYEGPPQGYAEASVEKRRLCRSLSEGPYPYPPELGKPANGDFGYRAPGYREVVILEDPGLPALCSCPACEEKLALPTAALYGLRLEREAGEGWANEAGKPLLHPVRPGHPLPLLVPACGHHHAPVPDYSCLKPPKAGEEGHEGCSYAMCPEGRYGHPGYPALVTYSYGGAVPSYCPAYGRAPHSCGSPGEGRRYPSSGAHSPRAGSISPGSPPYPQSRNLSYEIPAEEGGDRYPLPGHLAPAGPLASAESPEPVSWREGPSGHSTLPRSPRDAQCSASSELSGPSTPLHTSSPVQGKESARRQDTRSPTLAPTQRLSPGEALPPASQGGAEKSPELPARSGPEPAAPGPFSPASPPSSPNDWPQERSPGGRSDSASPRGPVPTTLPGLRHAPWQGLRDSPDSPDGSPLTPVPTQMPWLVASPEPPQSSPVPAFPLAASYDINGPTQPPLPEKRHLLGPGQQPGPWGPEQASPPARGMSHHVTFAPLLPDNAPQPPEPPMQESQSNVKFVQDTSKFWYKPHLSRDQAIALLKDKDPGTFLIRDSHSFQGAYGLALKVATPPPSAQPWKGDPLEQLVRHFLIETGPKGVKIKGCPSEPYFGSLSALVSQHSISPLSLPCCLRIPSKDPLEEAPEAPVPTNMSTAADLLRQGAACSVLYLTSVETESLTGPQAVARASSAALSCSPRATPAIVHFKVSAQGITLTDNQRKLFFRRHYPVNSITFASTDPQDRRWTNPDGTTSKIFGFVAKKPGSPWENVCHLFAELDPDQPAGAIVTFITKVLLGQRK, from the exons CCTAGGAAAGCTGAGCCACATAGCTTCCGGGAGAAGGTTTTCCGGAAGAAACCACCAGTCTGTGCAGTGTGTAAGGTGACCATCGATGGGACAGGCGTCTCGTGCCGAG TGTGCAAGGTGGCGACACACAGAAAATGTGAAGCAAAG GTGACTTCGTCCTGTCAGGCCGTGCCTCCCACGGAGCTG CGGAGAAACACGGCCCCTGTGAGGCGCATAGAGCACCTG GGATCCACCAAGTCTCTGAACTACTCAAAGCAACGCAGCACTCTGCCCAG GCTTCGCCTCCTCCCCAGGAGCTTCAGCCTGGATCCTCTCATGGAGCGCCGCTGGGACTTGGACCTCACCTACGTGACGGAGCGGATCCTGGCCGCCGCCTTCCCCGCGCGGCCCGACGAGCAGCGACACCGGGGCCACCTGCGCGAGCTGGCTCACGTGCTGCAATCCAAGCACCGCGACAAGTACCTG CTCTTCAACCTTTCAGAGAAAAGACATGACCTGACCCGCCTAAACCCCAAG GTCCAGGACTTTGGCTGGCCTGAGCTGCACGCGCCCCCGCTGGACAAGCTGTGCTCCATCTGCAAAGCCATGGAGACGTGGCTCAGTGCCGACCCGCAGCACGTGGTCGTACTGTACTGCAAG GGGAGCAAGGGCAAGCTCGGGGTCATCGTCTCTGCCTACATGCACTACAGCAAAATCTCTGCAGG GGCGGACCAGGCGCTGGCTACCCTTACCATGCGGAAGTTCTGTGAGGACAAGGTGGCCTCAGAGCTGCAGCCGTCCCAGCGCCG GTATATCAGCTACTTCAGTGGTCTGCTGTCCGGCTCCATCAGAATGAACAGCAGCCCTCTCTTCCTGCACTACGTGCTCGTGCCCATGCTGCCAGCCTTTGAACCTGGCACGG GTTTCCAGCCCTTCCTCAAGATCTACCAGTCCATGCAGCTTGTCTACACATCTGGAATCTA tcATGTTGCAGGCCCTGGTCCCCAGCAGCTTTGCATCAGCCTGGAGCCAGCTCTCCTCCTGAAAGGCGATGTCATG gTGACGTGCTATCACAGGGGGAGCCGGGGGACTGACCGGACCCTCGTGTTCCGAGTCCAGTTCCACACGTGTACCATCCATGGACCACGGCTCACCTTCCCCAAGGACCAGCTGGACGAGGCCTGGACCG ACGAGAGGTTCCCCTTCCAAGCCTCGGTGGAGTTCGTCTTCTCCTCCAGCCCAGAGAAGATCAAAG GCAGCACCCCACGGAACGAGCCCTCAGTGTCTGTTGACTACAACACAGCAGAGCCTGCTGTGCGCTGGGACTCCTACGAGAACTTCAACCTGCACCACGAGGACAGTGTGGACG ACTCCGTCACCCATACCCGGGGACCCCTGGATGGCAGTCCTTACGCCCAGGTGCAGCGGGCCCCCCGCCAGACCCCGCCGGCGCCCTCTCCGgagccgcccccgcccccgctgcTCTCTGTCAGCAGCGATTCTGGCCATTCATCCACGCTGACCACCGAGCCAGCCGCTGAGTCCCCTGGCCGGCCACCCCCGACAGCTGCCGAGCGGCAGGAGCTGGAGCGCCTCCTGGGGGGCTGTGGAGTGGCCGCTGGGGGCCGGGGAGCTGGGCGTGAGACGGCCATCCTCGatgatgaagagcagcccccggcGGGCGGAGGCCCCCGCCTTGGAATGTATTCGGGACACAGGCCTGGCCTCAGCCGCCACTGCTCCTGCCGCCAGGGCTACCGGGAGCCCTGCGGGGTCCCCAATGGGGGCTACTACCGGCCAGAGGGGACCCTGGAGAGGAGGCGGCTGGCCTACGGGGCCTACGAGGGGCCCCCACAGGGCTATGCTGAGGCCTCCGTGGAGAAGAGGCGCCTCTGCCGATCGCTGTCCGAGGGGCCGTACCCCTACCCGCCTGAGCTGGGGAAACCGGCCAACGGGGACTTTGGCTACCGCGCCCCAGGCTACCGGGAGGTGGTGATCCTAGAGGACCCTGGGCTGCCTGCCCTGTGCTCATGCCCCGCCTGTGAGGAGAAGCTAGCGCTGCCCACGGCAGCCCTCTATGGGCTGCGCCtggagagggaggctggagaggggtGGGCGAATGAGGCTGGCAAGCCCCTCCTGCACCCGGTGCGACCTGGGCACCCGCTGCCCCTGCTGGTGCCTGCCTGCGGGCACCACCATGCCCCAGTGCCTGACTACAGCTGCCTGAAGCCACCCAAGGCAGGCGAGGAAGGGCATGAGGGCTGCTCCTACGCCATGTGCCCCGAAGGCAGGTATGGGCATCCAGGGTACCCTGCCCTGGTGACATACAGCTATGGAGGAGCGGTTCCCAGTTACTGCCCAGCATATGGCCGGGCGCCTCACAGCTGCGGGTCTCCAGGCGAGGGCAGAAGGTATCCCAGCTCTGGTGCCCACTCCCCCCGGGCTGGCTCCATTTCCCCCGGCAGCCCGCCCTACCCCCAATCCAGGAACCTCAGCTACGAGATCcctgcagaggagggaggggacaggtaTCCGCTGCCCGGGCACCTGGCCCCAGCAGGACCCTTGGCATCTGCAG AGTCGCCGGAGCCGGTGTCCTGGAGGGAGGGCCCCAGCGGGCACAGCACCCTGCCTCGGTCTCCCCGAGATGCCCAGTGCAGTGCCTCTTCTGAGCTGTCCGGTCCCTCCACGCCCCTGCACACCAGCAGCCCAGTCCAGGGCAAGGAGAG CGCCCGACGGCAGGACACTAGGTCCCCCACCTTGGCGCCCACTCAGAGACTGAGTCCCGGAGAGGCCTTGCCACCTGCTTCCCAGGGAGGGGCTGAAAAATCTCCAGAGCTGCCAGCAAGAAGTGGGCCTGAGCCTGCGGCCCCTGgtcccttctccccagcctccccgccCAGCTCACCCAACGACTGGCCTCAGGAGAGGAGCCCAGGGGGCCGTTCGGACAGCGCCAGTCCGAGGGGCCCTGTACCCACCACCCTGCCCGGCCTCCGCCACGCCCCCTGGCAGGGCCTTCGAGACTCCCCGGACAGCCCAGATGGGTCCCCCCTCACCCCTGTGCCTACTCAGATGCCCTGGCTTGTGGCCAGCCCAGAGCCACCTCAGAGCTCACCCGTACCTGCCTTCCCTCTGGCTGCATCTTATGACATCAAtggccccacccagcccccacttCCCGAGAAGCGCCACCTGCTGGGGCCTGGGCAACAGCCAGGACCCTGGGGCCCAGAGCAGGCATCACCACCAGCCAGAGGCATGAGTCACCATGTCACCTTTGCACCTCTGCTCCCGGATAATGCCCCCCAACCTCCAG AGCCCCCTATGCAAGAGAGCCAGAGCAACGTCAAGTTTGTCCAGGATACGTCCAAGTTCTGGTATAAGCCACACCTGTCCCGTGACCAAG ccaTTGCCCTGCTGAAGGACAAGGACCCTGGGACCTTCTTGATCAGGGACAGTCATTCATTCCAAGGAGCCTATGGGCTGGCTCTCAAGGTGGCTACGCCCCCACCCAGCGCCCAGCCCTGGAAAG GGGACCCCTTGGAACAGCTGGTCCGCCACTTTCTCATTGAGACTGGGCCCAAAGGGGTGAAGATCAAGGGCTGCCCCAGCGAGCCCTACTTTG GCAGCCTGTCGGCCCTGGTCTCCCAGCACTCCATCTCCCCGCTGTCCCTGCCCTGCTGCCTGCGCATTCCCAGCAAAG ATCCTCTGGAGGAGGCCCCAGAGGCCCCAGTGCCCACCAACATGAGCACAGCGGCAGACCTCCTGCGTCAGGGCGCCG cctgCAGTGTGCTCTACCTGACCTCAGTGGAGACGGAGTCGCTGACAGGCCCCCAGGCGGTGGCGCGGGCCAGCTCCGCAGCTCTAAGCTGCAGCCCCCGCGCCACACCAGCCATTGTCCACTTCAAGGTCTCAGCCCAGGGCATCACGCTGACAGACAACCAGAGGAA GCTCTTCTTTCGCCGCCATTATCCAGTGAACAGCATCACCTTCGCCAGCACTGACCCTCAGGACCGGAG ATGGACCAACCCGGACGGGACCACCTCCAA GATCTTTGGTTTCGTGGCCAAGAAGCCGGGAAGCCCCTGGGAGAACGTGTGTCACCTCTTTGCAGAGCTTGACCCAGATCAGCCTGCAGGCGCCATTGTCACCTTCATCACCAAAGTTCTGCTGGGccagagaaaatga
- the TNS2 gene encoding tensin-2 isoform X2 — protein sequence MPPSQLLGAWVRQEKVGRRRGRRRRTRGGERAARGDWSPGRRERGRERSPREGGEGGAGSGGGERSAPAPSPPPPPRPLGAGPGEMGWPGGSPCCCPAPPRPRPAGRPPQPRKAEPHSFREKVFRKKPPVCAVCKVTIDGTGVSCRVCKVATHRKCEAKVTSSCQAVPPTELRRNTAPVRRIEHLGSTKSLNYSKQRSTLPRSFSLDPLMERRWDLDLTYVTERILAAAFPARPDEQRHRGHLRELAHVLQSKHRDKYLLFNLSEKRHDLTRLNPKVQDFGWPELHAPPLDKLCSICKAMETWLSADPQHVVVLYCKGSKGKLGVIVSAYMHYSKISAGADQALATLTMRKFCEDKVASELQPSQRRYISYFSGLLSGSIRMNSSPLFLHYVLVPMLPAFEPGTGFQPFLKIYQSMQLVYTSGIYHVAGPGPQQLCISLEPALLLKGDVMVTCYHRGSRGTDRTLVFRVQFHTCTIHGPRLTFPKDQLDEAWTDERFPFQASVEFVFSSSPEKIKGSTPRNEPSVSVDYNTAEPAVRWDSYENFNLHHEDSVDDSVTHTRGPLDGSPYAQVQRAPRQTPPAPSPEPPPPPLLSVSSDSGHSSTLTTEPAAESPGRPPPTAAERQELERLLGGCGVAAGGRGAGRETAILDDEEQPPAGGGPRLGMYSGHRPGLSRHCSCRQGYREPCGVPNGGYYRPEGTLERRRLAYGAYEGPPQGYAEASVEKRRLCRSLSEGPYPYPPELGKPANGDFGYRAPGYREVVILEDPGLPALCSCPACEEKLALPTAALYGLRLEREAGEGWANEAGKPLLHPVRPGHPLPLLVPACGHHHAPVPDYSCLKPPKAGEEGHEGCSYAMCPEGRYGHPGYPALVTYSYGGAVPSYCPAYGRAPHSCGSPGEGRRYPSSGAHSPRAGSISPGSPPYPQSRNLSYEIPAEEGGDRYPLPGHLAPAGPLASAESPEPVSWREGPSGHSTLPRSPRDAQCSASSELSGPSTPLHTSSPVQGKESARRQDTRSPTLAPTQRLSPGEALPPASQGGAEKSPELPARSGPEPAAPGPFSPASPPSSPNDWPQERSPGGRSDSASPRGPVPTTLPGLRHAPWQGLRDSPDSPDGSPLTPVPTQMPWLVASPEPPQSSPVPAFPLAASYDINGPTQPPLPEKRHLLGPGQQPGPWGPEQASPPARGMSHHVTFAPLLPDNAPQPPEPPMQESQSNVKFVQDTSKFWYKPHLSRDQAIALLKDKDPGTFLIRDSHSFQGAYGLALKVATPPPSAQPWKGDPLEQLVRHFLIETGPKGVKIKGCPSEPYFGSLSALVSQHSISPLSLPCCLRIPSKDPLEEAPEAPVPTNMSTAADLLRQGAACSVLYLTSVETESLTGPQAVARASSAALSCSPRATPAIVHFKVSAQGITLTDNQRKLFFRRHYPVNSITFASTDPQDRRWTNPDGTTSKIFGFVAKKPGSPWENVCHLFAELDPDQPAGAIVTFITKVLLGQRK from the exons CCTAGGAAAGCTGAGCCACATAGCTTCCGGGAGAAGGTTTTCCGGAAGAAACCACCAGTCTGTGCAGTGTGTAAGGTGACCATCGATGGGACAGGCGTCTCGTGCCGAG TGTGCAAGGTGGCGACACACAGAAAATGTGAAGCAAAG GTGACTTCGTCCTGTCAGGCCGTGCCTCCCACGGAGCTG CGGAGAAACACGGCCCCTGTGAGGCGCATAGAGCACCTG GGATCCACCAAGTCTCTGAACTACTCAAAGCAACGCAGCACTCTGCCCAG GAGCTTCAGCCTGGATCCTCTCATGGAGCGCCGCTGGGACTTGGACCTCACCTACGTGACGGAGCGGATCCTGGCCGCCGCCTTCCCCGCGCGGCCCGACGAGCAGCGACACCGGGGCCACCTGCGCGAGCTGGCTCACGTGCTGCAATCCAAGCACCGCGACAAGTACCTG CTCTTCAACCTTTCAGAGAAAAGACATGACCTGACCCGCCTAAACCCCAAG GTCCAGGACTTTGGCTGGCCTGAGCTGCACGCGCCCCCGCTGGACAAGCTGTGCTCCATCTGCAAAGCCATGGAGACGTGGCTCAGTGCCGACCCGCAGCACGTGGTCGTACTGTACTGCAAG GGGAGCAAGGGCAAGCTCGGGGTCATCGTCTCTGCCTACATGCACTACAGCAAAATCTCTGCAGG GGCGGACCAGGCGCTGGCTACCCTTACCATGCGGAAGTTCTGTGAGGACAAGGTGGCCTCAGAGCTGCAGCCGTCCCAGCGCCG GTATATCAGCTACTTCAGTGGTCTGCTGTCCGGCTCCATCAGAATGAACAGCAGCCCTCTCTTCCTGCACTACGTGCTCGTGCCCATGCTGCCAGCCTTTGAACCTGGCACGG GTTTCCAGCCCTTCCTCAAGATCTACCAGTCCATGCAGCTTGTCTACACATCTGGAATCTA tcATGTTGCAGGCCCTGGTCCCCAGCAGCTTTGCATCAGCCTGGAGCCAGCTCTCCTCCTGAAAGGCGATGTCATG gTGACGTGCTATCACAGGGGGAGCCGGGGGACTGACCGGACCCTCGTGTTCCGAGTCCAGTTCCACACGTGTACCATCCATGGACCACGGCTCACCTTCCCCAAGGACCAGCTGGACGAGGCCTGGACCG ACGAGAGGTTCCCCTTCCAAGCCTCGGTGGAGTTCGTCTTCTCCTCCAGCCCAGAGAAGATCAAAG GCAGCACCCCACGGAACGAGCCCTCAGTGTCTGTTGACTACAACACAGCAGAGCCTGCTGTGCGCTGGGACTCCTACGAGAACTTCAACCTGCACCACGAGGACAGTGTGGACG ACTCCGTCACCCATACCCGGGGACCCCTGGATGGCAGTCCTTACGCCCAGGTGCAGCGGGCCCCCCGCCAGACCCCGCCGGCGCCCTCTCCGgagccgcccccgcccccgctgcTCTCTGTCAGCAGCGATTCTGGCCATTCATCCACGCTGACCACCGAGCCAGCCGCTGAGTCCCCTGGCCGGCCACCCCCGACAGCTGCCGAGCGGCAGGAGCTGGAGCGCCTCCTGGGGGGCTGTGGAGTGGCCGCTGGGGGCCGGGGAGCTGGGCGTGAGACGGCCATCCTCGatgatgaagagcagcccccggcGGGCGGAGGCCCCCGCCTTGGAATGTATTCGGGACACAGGCCTGGCCTCAGCCGCCACTGCTCCTGCCGCCAGGGCTACCGGGAGCCCTGCGGGGTCCCCAATGGGGGCTACTACCGGCCAGAGGGGACCCTGGAGAGGAGGCGGCTGGCCTACGGGGCCTACGAGGGGCCCCCACAGGGCTATGCTGAGGCCTCCGTGGAGAAGAGGCGCCTCTGCCGATCGCTGTCCGAGGGGCCGTACCCCTACCCGCCTGAGCTGGGGAAACCGGCCAACGGGGACTTTGGCTACCGCGCCCCAGGCTACCGGGAGGTGGTGATCCTAGAGGACCCTGGGCTGCCTGCCCTGTGCTCATGCCCCGCCTGTGAGGAGAAGCTAGCGCTGCCCACGGCAGCCCTCTATGGGCTGCGCCtggagagggaggctggagaggggtGGGCGAATGAGGCTGGCAAGCCCCTCCTGCACCCGGTGCGACCTGGGCACCCGCTGCCCCTGCTGGTGCCTGCCTGCGGGCACCACCATGCCCCAGTGCCTGACTACAGCTGCCTGAAGCCACCCAAGGCAGGCGAGGAAGGGCATGAGGGCTGCTCCTACGCCATGTGCCCCGAAGGCAGGTATGGGCATCCAGGGTACCCTGCCCTGGTGACATACAGCTATGGAGGAGCGGTTCCCAGTTACTGCCCAGCATATGGCCGGGCGCCTCACAGCTGCGGGTCTCCAGGCGAGGGCAGAAGGTATCCCAGCTCTGGTGCCCACTCCCCCCGGGCTGGCTCCATTTCCCCCGGCAGCCCGCCCTACCCCCAATCCAGGAACCTCAGCTACGAGATCcctgcagaggagggaggggacaggtaTCCGCTGCCCGGGCACCTGGCCCCAGCAGGACCCTTGGCATCTGCAG AGTCGCCGGAGCCGGTGTCCTGGAGGGAGGGCCCCAGCGGGCACAGCACCCTGCCTCGGTCTCCCCGAGATGCCCAGTGCAGTGCCTCTTCTGAGCTGTCCGGTCCCTCCACGCCCCTGCACACCAGCAGCCCAGTCCAGGGCAAGGAGAG CGCCCGACGGCAGGACACTAGGTCCCCCACCTTGGCGCCCACTCAGAGACTGAGTCCCGGAGAGGCCTTGCCACCTGCTTCCCAGGGAGGGGCTGAAAAATCTCCAGAGCTGCCAGCAAGAAGTGGGCCTGAGCCTGCGGCCCCTGgtcccttctccccagcctccccgccCAGCTCACCCAACGACTGGCCTCAGGAGAGGAGCCCAGGGGGCCGTTCGGACAGCGCCAGTCCGAGGGGCCCTGTACCCACCACCCTGCCCGGCCTCCGCCACGCCCCCTGGCAGGGCCTTCGAGACTCCCCGGACAGCCCAGATGGGTCCCCCCTCACCCCTGTGCCTACTCAGATGCCCTGGCTTGTGGCCAGCCCAGAGCCACCTCAGAGCTCACCCGTACCTGCCTTCCCTCTGGCTGCATCTTATGACATCAAtggccccacccagcccccacttCCCGAGAAGCGCCACCTGCTGGGGCCTGGGCAACAGCCAGGACCCTGGGGCCCAGAGCAGGCATCACCACCAGCCAGAGGCATGAGTCACCATGTCACCTTTGCACCTCTGCTCCCGGATAATGCCCCCCAACCTCCAG AGCCCCCTATGCAAGAGAGCCAGAGCAACGTCAAGTTTGTCCAGGATACGTCCAAGTTCTGGTATAAGCCACACCTGTCCCGTGACCAAG ccaTTGCCCTGCTGAAGGACAAGGACCCTGGGACCTTCTTGATCAGGGACAGTCATTCATTCCAAGGAGCCTATGGGCTGGCTCTCAAGGTGGCTACGCCCCCACCCAGCGCCCAGCCCTGGAAAG GGGACCCCTTGGAACAGCTGGTCCGCCACTTTCTCATTGAGACTGGGCCCAAAGGGGTGAAGATCAAGGGCTGCCCCAGCGAGCCCTACTTTG GCAGCCTGTCGGCCCTGGTCTCCCAGCACTCCATCTCCCCGCTGTCCCTGCCCTGCTGCCTGCGCATTCCCAGCAAAG ATCCTCTGGAGGAGGCCCCAGAGGCCCCAGTGCCCACCAACATGAGCACAGCGGCAGACCTCCTGCGTCAGGGCGCCG cctgCAGTGTGCTCTACCTGACCTCAGTGGAGACGGAGTCGCTGACAGGCCCCCAGGCGGTGGCGCGGGCCAGCTCCGCAGCTCTAAGCTGCAGCCCCCGCGCCACACCAGCCATTGTCCACTTCAAGGTCTCAGCCCAGGGCATCACGCTGACAGACAACCAGAGGAA GCTCTTCTTTCGCCGCCATTATCCAGTGAACAGCATCACCTTCGCCAGCACTGACCCTCAGGACCGGAG ATGGACCAACCCGGACGGGACCACCTCCAA GATCTTTGGTTTCGTGGCCAAGAAGCCGGGAAGCCCCTGGGAGAACGTGTGTCACCTCTTTGCAGAGCTTGACCCAGATCAGCCTGCAGGCGCCATTGTCACCTTCATCACCAAAGTTCTGCTGGGccagagaaaatga